In Carya illinoinensis cultivar Pawnee chromosome 10, C.illinoinensisPawnee_v1, whole genome shotgun sequence, one DNA window encodes the following:
- the LOC122278286 gene encoding ras-related protein RABC2a-like isoform X1 — protein sequence MGSSSGQSSGSYDLSFKILLIGDSGVGKSSLLVSFISNSVEDLSPTIGVDFKIKLLTAGGKRLKLTIWDTAGQERFRTLTNSYYRGAQGIILVYDVTRRDTFTNLSDVWAKEVELYSTNQGCIKMLVGNKVDIDSERVVSREEGIALSKELGCLFLECSAKTRENVEQCFEELALKIMEVPSLLEEGSTVVKRNILKQKQEYQAPPTGGCCS from the exons ATGGGTTCGTCTTCGGGTCAGAGCAGTGGCAGCTACGATCTCTCATTCAAGATCTTACTGATCGGAGATTCGGGCGTCGGAAAAAGTAGTCTCCTTGTCAGCTTCATCTCCAATTCCGTCGAAGATCTTTCACCTACCATTG GTGTGGATTTTAAGATCAAGCTGCTCACGGCAGGTGGGAAGAGATTGAAGCTCACAATTTGGGATACTG CTGGACAGGAGAGGTTCAGAACATTAACAAACTCTTATTATAGAGGTGCCCAAGGGATCATTCTTG tttatgaCGTAACGCGCAGAGACACCTTTACAAACTTATCAGATGTTTGGGCTAAAGAAGTGGAACTCTACTCAACTAATCAGGGCTGTATCAAGATGCTTGTTGGGAATAAAGTTGATATA GATTCTGAAAGGGTGGTGAGTAGAGAGGAGGGAATTGCACTGTCAAAAGAACTTGGATGTTTGTTTCTTGAATGCAGTGCTAAAACTAGAGAAAACGTGGAGCAATGCTTTGAAGAACTTGCATTAAAG ATAATGGAGGTTCCTAGTCTTTTGGAAGAAGGATCTACTGTGGTGAAGAGAAACATCTTAAAGCAGAAACAGGAATACCAAGCACCTCCAACTGGTGGTTGTTGCTCTTAA
- the LOC122278286 gene encoding ras-related protein RABC2a-like isoform X2: MGSSSGQSSGSYDLSFKILLIGDSGVGKSSLLVSFISNSVEDLSPTIGVDFKIKLLTAGGKRLKLTIWDTAGQERFRTLTNSYYRGAQGIILDVWAKEVELYSTNQGCIKMLVGNKVDIDSERVVSREEGIALSKELGCLFLECSAKTRENVEQCFEELALKIMEVPSLLEEGSTVVKRNILKQKQEYQAPPTGGCCS; this comes from the exons ATGGGTTCGTCTTCGGGTCAGAGCAGTGGCAGCTACGATCTCTCATTCAAGATCTTACTGATCGGAGATTCGGGCGTCGGAAAAAGTAGTCTCCTTGTCAGCTTCATCTCCAATTCCGTCGAAGATCTTTCACCTACCATTG GTGTGGATTTTAAGATCAAGCTGCTCACGGCAGGTGGGAAGAGATTGAAGCTCACAATTTGGGATACTG CTGGACAGGAGAGGTTCAGAACATTAACAAACTCTTATTATAGAGGTGCCCAAGGGATCATTCTTG ATGTTTGGGCTAAAGAAGTGGAACTCTACTCAACTAATCAGGGCTGTATCAAGATGCTTGTTGGGAATAAAGTTGATATA GATTCTGAAAGGGTGGTGAGTAGAGAGGAGGGAATTGCACTGTCAAAAGAACTTGGATGTTTGTTTCTTGAATGCAGTGCTAAAACTAGAGAAAACGTGGAGCAATGCTTTGAAGAACTTGCATTAAAG ATAATGGAGGTTCCTAGTCTTTTGGAAGAAGGATCTACTGTGGTGAAGAGAAACATCTTAAAGCAGAAACAGGAATACCAAGCACCTCCAACTGGTGGTTGTTGCTCTTAA